From Vibrio crassostreae, one genomic window encodes:
- the gmtY gene encoding gamma-mobile-trio recombinase GmtY produces the protein MSSVKVRATIVEDNTGIKSQIPILLTEQGELSTVTDYLLKLEADGVSHSVMNGFLQAVSLLLDYMEANRGLFDDPKLLFQTFSKRLYTGTVGEDGIDPSCLYWLPTSTRNVNAHIHRLTIFTDWLAEKQGTVTMNPLRDAMPHEQRLNYAAWYRKNQNDFLGHIKDKTVNKTIRKARTIKGRTALTKIEDDAIAFPESHWEDFYMNGIGGAKDPRVVLRDKLILLLMHGGGLRGSETLTLWVTDVFEDPNNPDSAIVRIYNEIDGKAPDGWRSRSGTQNRETYLKEQYGRIPRQRMKGTIHLGWKNRVADHKDNYIQVQWFPTDYGKVFMSLWKDYQKYRASVDCHHPYAFISFHHSALSNPYTKSAFYDNYANGLKRIGLEPNKTEGLDPHGHRHNYGRRLDDSGLNPLVIRRCMHHKSLDSQLPYTGKSQKKISDELTQATLRLANLESKIKPLDWKELVEYGFDDIDPQGYFTGKHPKMRG, from the coding sequence TTGTCATCAGTTAAAGTCAGGGCGACTATTGTAGAAGACAATACAGGTATCAAAAGCCAGATTCCTATCTTACTGACAGAGCAAGGAGAACTGAGTACTGTAACTGACTACCTACTCAAATTAGAGGCTGACGGTGTGAGTCACTCTGTAATGAACGGGTTTCTTCAAGCGGTGTCCTTGCTGTTAGATTACATGGAAGCGAATAGAGGGTTGTTTGACGATCCGAAGTTACTCTTTCAGACCTTTTCTAAGCGTTTATATACGGGAACTGTTGGCGAGGATGGGATTGATCCATCTTGTTTGTATTGGTTGCCAACTTCAACCCGTAACGTGAATGCGCACATCCATCGACTGACTATATTCACCGATTGGTTGGCAGAAAAACAAGGTACTGTAACAATGAACCCTTTGCGTGATGCCATGCCTCATGAGCAACGACTCAATTACGCTGCATGGTATCGCAAAAACCAGAACGACTTTCTTGGTCATATCAAAGATAAGACGGTCAATAAAACCATCCGTAAGGCACGAACTATTAAAGGTCGAACGGCGCTCACAAAAATCGAAGATGACGCAATTGCATTCCCTGAAAGTCATTGGGAAGATTTTTATATGAATGGTATCGGTGGTGCTAAAGACCCGCGTGTGGTGCTCAGAGATAAGTTAATTCTACTGCTCATGCATGGTGGCGGGTTGCGGGGAAGCGAAACGTTAACGCTTTGGGTGACCGACGTATTTGAAGATCCGAATAATCCTGATTCCGCAATTGTCAGAATTTATAACGAAATAGACGGAAAAGCCCCGGATGGTTGGCGTAGTCGCTCTGGTACACAAAATAGAGAGACCTATCTAAAAGAACAGTATGGTCGTATCCCTCGTCAGCGCATGAAAGGCACAATTCACCTTGGGTGGAAGAACCGTGTGGCTGACCATAAAGATAACTACATACAGGTTCAGTGGTTCCCTACAGATTATGGCAAAGTGTTTATGTCACTTTGGAAAGACTATCAAAAGTACCGTGCCAGTGTTGACTGTCACCACCCTTATGCGTTTATTTCCTTTCATCACAGCGCACTAAGTAATCCTTACACAAAGTCTGCTTTCTACGACAACTATGCCAACGGATTAAAACGTATTGGCTTAGAGCCTAACAAAACAGAAGGTTTAGACCCCCATGGACATAGACATAATTACGGTAGACGGTTGGATGATTCAGGACTTAACCCTTTGGTTATACGCCGCTGCATGCACCACAAATCCCTAGACTCACAATTACCCTATACTGGTAAAAGTCAGAAAAAAATTTCTGACGAACTGACCCAAGCTACGCTGCGATTGGCAAACCTTGAATCCAAAATCAAACCCTTAGATTGGAAAGAGTTGGTCGAGTATGGATTCGATGACATTGACCCACAAGGGTATTTCACTGGTAAGCATCCAAAGATGAGAGGTTAA
- a CDS encoding TolC family protein yields the protein MQMTKPTFRRLAIASILIGAISSPSYAAPLTFSEAWQILQENNNSLAAQQANVERYQHLQNATGSLNLPSVTLGANYTHLDSDVTINGEQFADSLSGVPSIGLPVPPQIISALGGITSTITEQDIFSSSIRAVWPIFTGGRITAAQNAAEGKSEEAQSQLLMEKQARYEDLSKYYFSVILAEDVVRTRQAVETGLTQHRDFAIKLEQQGQIARVERLQADASLDKAIVERTKAQNDLKIAQLALTQILGQNESVEPSEQLFINKNLPHMDVFIDQTLMTYPGLKILDAKEKQASSLIKAEKGKYYPEVYLYGDYSLYEDDSLASEMKPDWLVGIGVNVPLIDTTGRSDKVAAAHSAVSQVQFLKSQAKQDLTVLVQKTYLEANQAIEEVQGLNSSLSLAQENLFLRKKAFTQGLSNSLEVVDAELYLASIKTQQSAARFKYLISLNKLLALTSEMNAYSSYLTSSVTSDFDSKTDTASQSKG from the coding sequence ATGCAGATGACCAAACCGACATTCCGACGCCTTGCGATTGCCAGTATTCTTATCGGTGCTATCAGCTCGCCAAGCTATGCTGCTCCGCTCACTTTTTCTGAGGCGTGGCAAATACTCCAAGAGAACAATAACTCTCTTGCAGCTCAACAAGCTAACGTTGAGCGTTATCAACACCTTCAAAATGCAACCGGAAGTCTTAACCTGCCTTCTGTAACGCTTGGCGCGAACTACACTCACCTTGATAGTGATGTGACTATCAATGGCGAACAGTTCGCAGATAGCCTAAGTGGCGTACCTTCAATTGGTCTTCCCGTGCCGCCTCAAATTATCAGTGCGCTTGGTGGGATTACTTCCACGATTACCGAGCAAGATATCTTCAGCTCATCCATTCGTGCGGTGTGGCCTATCTTTACTGGCGGACGAATTACCGCTGCGCAAAATGCTGCAGAAGGTAAAAGCGAAGAAGCGCAGAGCCAGTTATTGATGGAGAAGCAAGCTCGCTACGAAGACTTGAGTAAATATTACTTCTCTGTGATCTTAGCGGAAGACGTCGTGAGAACGCGTCAAGCCGTCGAAACAGGCTTAACTCAGCACCGTGATTTCGCAATTAAGCTTGAACAGCAAGGGCAAATCGCACGAGTAGAACGCCTACAAGCCGATGCTTCTTTAGATAAAGCGATTGTAGAGCGCACGAAAGCTCAGAACGATCTCAAGATTGCTCAACTAGCACTGACTCAGATCCTTGGTCAAAATGAAAGTGTAGAACCCTCAGAGCAACTGTTTATCAATAAGAACCTGCCTCATATGGACGTGTTCATTGACCAAACTCTCATGACCTACCCCGGCCTTAAAATTCTTGATGCAAAAGAGAAACAAGCAAGCAGCTTAATTAAAGCCGAGAAAGGTAAGTACTACCCAGAGGTATACCTTTACGGTGACTACAGCCTGTATGAAGATGACTCTCTAGCCAGTGAAATGAAACCCGATTGGTTAGTTGGTATTGGTGTAAATGTGCCGTTGATTGACACTACAGGCCGTTCCGACAAAGTCGCTGCGGCTCACAGTGCCGTATCGCAGGTTCAATTCCTTAAGTCGCAAGCCAAACAAGACTTAACCGTATTGGTACAAAAGACCTACCTTGAAGCAAACCAAGCGATTGAAGAGGTTCAAGGCCTAAACTCAAGCTTGTCTTTGGCTCAGGAAAACCTATTCCTTCGTAAAAAAGCCTTCACACAAGGTCTCTCTAACTCATTAGAAGTGGTTGATGCCGAGCTATATCTTGCGAGCATTAAGACACAGCAATCTGCTGCTCGATTCAAATATCTTATCTCTCTCAACAAGCTTTTGGCGCTTACCAGCGAAATGAATGCTTACTCAAGTTACTTAACTTCTTCTGTTACGTCTGATTTCGACTCAAAAACAGACACCGCTAGCCAGTCAAAAGGATAA
- a CDS encoding HlyD family secretion protein yields MKPIKPLLLSIVGIGIIGWVGYSFYQAYQPQPVKLQGQVDAQQYSISSKVPGRIDEIFVRKGDSIEKGELIFSLLSPEIDAKLEQAKAGQKAAGALAQEAENGARTQQIQAAKDQWLKAKAAADLMDKTYQRVNNLYNDGVVAEQKRDEAKTQWQAAKYTESAAFQMYQLAQEGARDETKVAAAQKALMAAGAVAEVEAYAKDTQIHSWFNGEVSQVLLSSGELAPQGFPVVTVIDTKDAWAVLNVREDMLKHFEKGSQFEAYLPALDKSLTFQVTHIAVMGDFATWRSTDAAQGFDLRTFEVEAHPVDTSETLRMGMSLVVEL; encoded by the coding sequence ATGAAACCTATTAAGCCCCTTCTTCTATCTATAGTTGGTATCGGCATTATTGGCTGGGTCGGATACAGTTTTTACCAAGCTTATCAACCTCAACCTGTTAAGCTTCAAGGTCAAGTCGATGCACAGCAATACAGTATCTCATCGAAAGTGCCTGGCAGAATTGATGAAATATTCGTGCGTAAAGGCGATTCGATTGAAAAAGGCGAATTGATCTTTTCTCTTCTTAGCCCTGAAATTGATGCGAAGCTAGAACAAGCAAAAGCCGGTCAGAAAGCTGCGGGGGCATTAGCTCAAGAAGCCGAGAATGGCGCGCGTACTCAACAGATTCAAGCAGCTAAAGATCAATGGTTAAAAGCCAAAGCAGCTGCCGATCTCATGGACAAAACTTACCAACGTGTAAACAACCTTTACAACGATGGTGTGGTTGCCGAGCAGAAGCGTGATGAAGCGAAAACTCAATGGCAAGCAGCGAAGTACACCGAAAGTGCTGCGTTCCAAATGTATCAATTGGCGCAAGAAGGTGCTCGTGACGAAACCAAAGTGGCAGCCGCTCAAAAAGCGTTAATGGCGGCGGGCGCAGTGGCGGAAGTTGAAGCTTACGCAAAAGACACACAGATCCACAGCTGGTTTAATGGCGAAGTGTCTCAAGTTCTATTGAGCAGCGGTGAACTCGCACCACAAGGATTCCCTGTTGTGACTGTCATCGACACCAAGGATGCTTGGGCCGTGCTCAATGTGCGTGAAGATATGCTTAAGCATTTCGAGAAAGGCAGTCAGTTTGAGGCATACCTACCGGCTCTGGATAAATCATTAACTTTCCAAGTCACACACATCGCTGTAATGGGTGATTTCGCAACTTGGCGCTCAACAGACGCAGCACAAGGCTTCGACTTACGTACTTTTGAAGTAGAAGCGCACCCTGTCGACACGAGCGAAACACTGCGTATGGGCATGAGCCTAGTGGTTGAACTTTAG
- a CDS encoding ABC transporter permease, producing MSTNSQYTGSQSRGSQSTEHHRAKNTLLRQWAIVRKDKWLLSCLTWIPLLLAASIWLIFSQGIARDLPVAVVDLEHSQISQQFTRLVDASPTLQVSQKYNSPSDAAKAMIERDIYGYVVIPRHFDRDLYLGLNPQVSVFYNSQFILIGKLVNSALLQAQGTFNAQLEVVKQLSHGDTTVQSALGQAVTVQSQITPLFNKNTSYAQFLVSAVIPALWQIMIVVGTILVLTANVRARGLHAWLSNAPVKSLASTLTPYLVLFLMFGIAFSFWFYVLLDWPFNGNFGALTIAQLLTVISCIIMGCLFFFLTLDPARAMSFAGAFTAPSFAFMGITFPVTDMNTAAQIWRSLLPVSHYIEVQTAQSSYGVSAAESLISLSSMLWYAVPAFVVILLIKKHLVQAALSAQTALSAKAAISAKAALSAKTTPSTQPEVSAPQGVKR from the coding sequence ATGTCTACTAACTCTCAATATACAGGATCGCAATCTAGAGGCTCGCAATCAACTGAGCATCATAGAGCGAAGAATACCTTGCTTAGGCAGTGGGCGATTGTCCGCAAAGACAAATGGTTGTTGTCTTGCCTAACTTGGATTCCTTTGCTGCTTGCTGCCAGTATCTGGCTGATTTTTTCACAAGGGATCGCTCGTGACTTACCCGTTGCAGTTGTCGACCTTGAGCACAGTCAAATCTCGCAACAGTTCACACGCCTTGTTGATGCGTCACCAACGCTGCAAGTCTCTCAGAAATACAACTCTCCGAGTGATGCGGCAAAAGCGATGATTGAACGCGATATCTATGGCTATGTTGTGATACCAAGACACTTCGACCGTGATCTCTACCTAGGCTTAAACCCGCAAGTGTCTGTGTTCTATAACAGCCAATTTATCTTAATCGGTAAGCTAGTGAACTCTGCGTTGCTGCAGGCTCAAGGGACTTTTAACGCGCAACTTGAAGTCGTGAAACAGCTGTCACACGGCGATACCACGGTGCAATCAGCATTAGGCCAAGCAGTAACAGTGCAAAGCCAGATCACGCCACTGTTCAACAAAAACACCAGTTATGCTCAATTCTTGGTGTCTGCGGTTATCCCTGCACTGTGGCAGATCATGATTGTGGTGGGCACGATATTGGTTTTGACGGCGAACGTTAGAGCTCGTGGCCTTCACGCTTGGTTATCCAACGCCCCTGTGAAGTCACTCGCATCAACATTAACGCCCTACCTTGTCTTGTTTTTGATGTTTGGTATCGCGTTTAGCTTTTGGTTCTATGTGCTCTTAGACTGGCCATTTAACGGCAACTTTGGGGCATTGACCATCGCCCAACTGCTTACTGTGATTAGTTGTATCATCATGGGTTGTTTGTTTTTCTTCTTAACACTTGATCCTGCAAGGGCGATGAGTTTCGCTGGCGCATTTACGGCACCAAGTTTTGCATTCATGGGTATTACCTTTCCAGTAACCGACATGAACACTGCAGCGCAAATCTGGAGAAGCTTATTGCCTGTGAGTCATTACATCGAAGTACAAACAGCACAATCTAGTTATGGCGTGAGCGCAGCAGAGTCGCTGATCAGCCTCTCTTCTATGTTGTGGTACGCGGTTCCTGCTTTCGTGGTGATATTGTTAATTAAGAAACACTTGGTGCAAGCAGCTCTGTCTGCACAAACGGCTCTGTCTGCAAAAGCAGCTATATCAGCAAAAGCGGCTTTATCTGCAAAAACAACGCCGTCAACACAGCCAGAAGTATCAGCACCACAAGGAGTAAAACGATGA
- a CDS encoding ABC transporter permease gives MSFTQLLKQELLAVLRNPVVLLTVFGGVVFYSFLYPLPYANQVPQQLKASVVNLDKSQSSYQLERMVDATSQIELVRRDSTIADAKQAVLNQEIGGFLVIPEDFYKDLLLGKSPTLSYAGDASYFLVYGTIVEGLAKAGGTLAAQVKVRHLLVEGVPLESAAKGYSAFSLNLKPTFNSRMGYIDYVVPAVFVLILQQTLAMASGLVGATQNAQSTFGYWSKTSPAKLILARCCTLVGIYYLLSMYYFGASFSMYGINLLASTTQILTLLLPFLLAGCLIGIFIGELVPRRELVTVVVLISSMPLIFSSGFIWPVEMMPQWLVLLSDLFPSTPAIQGFLALNQMGASWQEVAPQWTLLWGQVVLWGSLLALKLYHKSSKSVVISSASTNNSNSH, from the coding sequence ATGAGCTTTACTCAGCTACTCAAACAAGAACTCTTAGCGGTCCTGCGCAACCCTGTCGTGCTTCTTACGGTATTTGGTGGTGTGGTCTTCTATTCATTCTTGTACCCATTGCCTTACGCGAATCAAGTGCCTCAACAACTGAAAGCCTCGGTTGTGAACTTGGATAAGAGTCAAAGCAGCTACCAATTAGAACGAATGGTGGATGCCACCTCTCAAATCGAGTTGGTTCGTCGAGACTCCACTATCGCCGATGCTAAACAAGCCGTGCTTAACCAAGAGATTGGCGGATTCCTTGTCATTCCAGAAGACTTCTATAAAGATTTGTTGCTTGGCAAGAGCCCGACGCTTTCTTACGCTGGCGATGCTTCTTACTTTTTAGTCTACGGAACCATTGTTGAAGGGCTTGCCAAGGCAGGTGGCACGTTAGCTGCGCAAGTTAAGGTCAGACATTTGTTAGTCGAAGGGGTGCCTTTAGAGTCTGCAGCCAAAGGCTATAGTGCATTCAGCTTGAACCTAAAACCAACGTTTAACAGTCGCATGGGATACATCGATTACGTAGTCCCAGCCGTCTTTGTGTTGATCCTGCAACAAACCCTAGCCATGGCTTCTGGTTTAGTTGGTGCAACCCAAAACGCTCAATCAACGTTTGGCTACTGGAGTAAAACCTCTCCGGCGAAACTGATTCTTGCTCGTTGTTGTACCTTAGTCGGCATTTATTACCTTTTGTCGATGTACTATTTCGGCGCAAGCTTTTCGATGTATGGGATAAACCTACTCGCCTCAACAACACAGATCTTAACCTTATTACTGCCCTTCTTACTGGCAGGCTGTTTGATCGGGATTTTTATTGGTGAGTTAGTACCACGAAGAGAGTTAGTCACGGTTGTGGTGTTAATCAGTTCAATGCCACTGATCTTTTCTTCAGGTTTTATCTGGCCTGTAGAAATGATGCCACAGTGGTTAGTACTGCTATCGGATCTATTTCCAAGTACCCCTGCGATTCAAGGCTTCTTGGCGCTGAATCAGATGGGCGCTTCCTGGCAAGAAGTAGCACCTCAATGGACGCTGTTATGGGGACAAGTTGTTCTATGGGGTTCGTTGCTGGCACTTAAGCTCTACCACAAATCGAGTAAAAGTGTCGTTATTAGCAGCGCTAGTACCAATAATAGCAACAGCCATTAA
- a CDS encoding alanine/glycine:cation symporter family protein, which translates to MKNIRELFFGFILLFSSSAFAEEGSFNQAISNLSQSVDGFFNEYTGWFVGLIFKSVPVGEASFPIIVGWLLLAAIIFTVYFGFVQFKRVGMAIDIIKGKYTDPNSKHEGEVSHFQALTTALSGTVGLGNIAGVGAALAIGGPGATFWMILCGLLGMASKFCECTLGVKYRTVLPSGVVSGGPMYYLSQGLGERGLGGLGKVLAIGFALMCILGALGGGNMFQANQAHAMLTYAFDVPSEYGVITGLVLASLVFSVIVGGMPSIASVTEKVVPWMAALYIGMALIVIGSNLDQVGPAFSAIFTGAFTGEGVVGGFIGALIQGLKRATFSNEAGVGSAAIAHSAVKTKEPITEGLVSLLEPFVDTVIICTMTALVITIAGLNVGPFDGSGLTGVTLTAASFTETAEVFKYTLALAVIMFAFSTMISWSYYGLKAWTYLFGEGKTTELIFKVMFCVFVVIGATIQFGAVIDFSDAAIFAMSIFNILGLYFLMPVVKKELQSFVARVKSGEIKTYEK; encoded by the coding sequence ATGAAAAACATACGTGAATTATTTTTTGGGTTTATATTATTGTTTAGTTCCAGTGCATTTGCAGAAGAAGGATCATTTAACCAAGCTATCAGCAACTTAAGTCAAAGTGTTGATGGATTTTTCAACGAATACACAGGTTGGTTCGTTGGACTAATATTTAAAAGCGTACCGGTAGGTGAAGCAAGCTTCCCGATTATTGTAGGCTGGCTATTGCTCGCTGCGATCATCTTTACTGTTTACTTTGGCTTTGTTCAATTTAAACGTGTAGGGATGGCAATAGATATTATCAAAGGCAAGTACACCGATCCTAACTCTAAACACGAAGGGGAAGTTTCTCACTTTCAAGCGTTAACAACTGCGCTTTCTGGTACTGTTGGGCTTGGTAATATTGCTGGTGTGGGTGCTGCACTCGCGATTGGTGGTCCTGGCGCGACATTCTGGATGATCTTGTGTGGCCTTCTGGGTATGGCTTCTAAGTTCTGTGAGTGTACCTTAGGTGTGAAATACCGAACTGTCCTACCTTCAGGTGTTGTTTCGGGTGGTCCAATGTACTACCTAAGCCAAGGTCTTGGTGAAAGAGGTTTAGGCGGACTAGGTAAAGTGCTCGCTATTGGTTTCGCATTAATGTGTATTTTGGGCGCATTGGGCGGTGGTAACATGTTCCAAGCTAACCAAGCACACGCCATGTTAACTTACGCATTTGACGTACCAAGTGAATACGGTGTAATCACTGGCCTTGTACTTGCCTCTTTAGTTTTCTCTGTGATTGTTGGTGGTATGCCTTCTATCGCATCGGTAACGGAAAAAGTTGTTCCTTGGATGGCTGCTCTGTATATCGGTATGGCTCTGATTGTTATCGGTTCTAACCTTGATCAAGTTGGTCCTGCGTTCAGCGCAATCTTTACAGGTGCATTTACTGGTGAAGGTGTTGTTGGTGGATTCATTGGAGCGTTAATTCAAGGCTTGAAGCGTGCAACGTTCTCGAACGAAGCAGGTGTAGGTTCAGCAGCTATCGCTCACTCAGCGGTTAAAACAAAAGAACCAATCACCGAAGGTCTAGTATCACTATTAGAACCGTTCGTTGATACAGTAATCATTTGTACAATGACCGCATTGGTTATCACTATCGCTGGCTTAAACGTAGGTCCATTCGATGGTTCTGGTTTAACGGGTGTAACGCTGACTGCTGCATCGTTTACTGAAACGGCAGAAGTATTCAAATACACACTCGCTCTCGCGGTAATCATGTTTGCGTTTTCTACCATGATCTCTTGGTCGTACTACGGTCTTAAAGCTTGGACTTACCTATTTGGTGAAGGCAAAACAACGGAGCTGATTTTCAAAGTGATGTTCTGTGTGTTTGTTGTTATTGGTGCCACGATTCAATTTGGTGCGGTAATCGACTTCTCTGATGCGGCTATCTTTGCGATGTCTATCTTCAACATTCTTGGTCTGTACTTCTTGATGCCTGTTGTTAAGAAAGAACTGCAATCATTTGTTGCTCGCGTGAAATCTGGCGAAATCAAAACTTATGAGAAATAA